The proteins below come from a single Papaver somniferum cultivar HN1 chromosome 11, ASM357369v1, whole genome shotgun sequence genomic window:
- the LOC113323530 gene encoding uncharacterized protein LOC113323530, whose product MKEIWFFRNRAVYEEEEYNLEMNKKRVLKFTADSEVRMSAYMWDSSYDLHIIKKFNLRCRKVRYLQVQECFLHLPKKNQILMCCDGAASENPGDSGFGFIGRDWTRDVKVATSGGLGVAKNFLAEIMAVLFAGEWAVANNFLDVCFRTDSSAAISVFRSGKLPWIATWKRICSKIKWEFVQSFREFNFSADSLAKKGAGMNKGDCVVYSERPPFLTKIELPFLKYFRFC is encoded by the coding sequence ATGAAGGAAATTTGGTTTTTCAGAAATAGAGCAGTTTATGAAGAAGAAGAGTATAATTTAGAGATGAACAAGAAAAGAGTGTTGAAGTTCACAGCTGATAGTGAAGTTAGAATGTCTGCATACATGTGGGATTCATCTTATGATCTCCAcattataaaaaaatttaacCTCAGGTGTAGAAAAGTTAGATACTTACAGGTTCAGGAATGCTTCTTACATCTCCCTAAGAAGAATCAAATTCTGATGTGCTGTGATGGTGCTGCAAGTGAGAACCCTGGAGATTCTGGATTTGGTTTCATAGGGAGAGACTGGACTAGAGATGTTAAAGTTGCTACCTCTGGAGGTTTGGgtgttgcaaaaaatttcttggcTGAGATAATGGCAGTGCTATTTGCAGGTGAATGGGCAGTTGCTAATAATTTCTTGGATGTTTGTTTTAGAACTGACTCAAGTGCAGCCATATCAGTATTTAGGAGTGGAAAGCTTCCTTGGATAGCTACATGGAAGAGAATCTGTAGCAAAATAAAATGGGAGTTTGTACAGAGCTTTAGAGAATTTAACTTCTCAGCCGATTCTTTGGCCAAAAAAGGTGCAGGAATGAATAAAGGGGATTGTGTTGTATATTCAGAGAGACCACCTTTCCTAACAAAAATTGAACTTCCTTTCTTAAAATACTTTAGGTTTTGCTAA
- the LOC113324744 gene encoding uncharacterized protein LOC113324744, whose product MAWRICSESNNLMVQLLRSKYFRNGDILHQKIEAKNCSYVWNGITKGMIVAQQHYFMKINNGRGTKIWLDRWIPGMTTPPVPVNELFRFYADVVELIIPGRQDIWMPSKDGNLSVRSTYNKLSHCAREANVNGIIIDFVIWKKLWKSGATHIIKLFIWKCIREINQTRDKPEVHNAEQETQCGCCGTGIETIEHLLLECRHARIVWRGVNINIDAVRNNCTSVSDWCTGWFTTDNSTNEHWLFTLMIGAWIIWKDKCDSIFQGVTLNPFNSVHKINYHLLSHLKSYNLAHGLMHNITSHWIPHSPGILNINVDASFDNIIRKTCTGLIIRDETGACRGIKGSFVHGALNTEEAECMEIREALAWAKEKSYNKIQIEADAKLAIQSITGTTSLIQWENRNILKEIKHLSSCFSLCNFSFIGRDDNQVAYAVAKSVRTSELDIELYDNFSANICSLLAKDSSTIDQ is encoded by the exons TGGAGAATCTGTTCTGAATCTAATAATCTAATGGTGCAACTTCTAAGAAGCAAATATTTTAGAAATGGAGATATACTTCACCAAAAGATTGAAGCAAAAAACTGCTCCTATGTTTGGAATGGCATCACTAAAGGTATGATTGTAGCCCAACAAcattattttatgaaaatcaataatGGTAGAGGAACTAAGATATGGCTAGACAGATGGATCCCAGGTATGACAACTCCACCAGTACCAGTTAATGAATTGTTCAGATTTTATGCAGATGTTGTTGAGCTTATTATTCCTG GAAGACAAGATATATGGATGCCTTCTAAGGATGGTAATTTATCTGTTAGGAGTACTTACAATAAGCTTAGTCACTGTGCCAGAGAAGCTAATGTCAATGGAATAATTATTGATTTTGTGATTTGGAAAAAACTGTGGAAATCTGGAGCCACTCATATAATTAAGCTCTTCATATGGAAGTGTATCAGGGAGATTAATCAAACAAGAGATAAGCCGGAAGTCCATAATGCTGAGCAAGAAACACAATGTGGTTGTTGTGGCACTGGAATTGAGACTATTGAACATTTGTTATTAGAATGTAGACATGCCAGAATTGTGTGGAGAGGAGTAAATATCAACATTGATGCAGTTAGAAATAACTGTACAAGTGTGTCAGATTGGTGCACAGGTTGGTTCACAACAGATAATAGCACAAATGAACATTGGTTGTTTACCTTAATGATTGGTGCTTGGATCATCTGGAAGGACAAATGTGATTCAATTTTCCAGGGAGTTACTCTAAACCCATTTAATTCTGTGCACAAAATTAACTATCATTTGCTTTCTCATCTGAAATCATATAATCTTGCACATGGACTTATGCATAACATTACATCTCACTGGATACCTCATTCACCAGGCATTCTTAATATTAATGTAGATGCATCTTTTGACAACATTATTCGGAAAACATGCACTGGTCTAATTATTCGTGATGAAACAGGTGCATGTAGAGGGATCAAAGGAAGTTTCGTACATGGAGCATTGAACACAGAAGAAGCAGAATGTATGGAAATTCGTGAAGCACTTGCATGGGCAAAGGAAAAATCTTATAACAAAATCCAAATAGAAGCAGATGCTAAGCTTGCCATTCAGTCTATCACAGGCACTACTTCATTAATTCAGTGGGAAAACAGAAATATTCTGAAAGAGATTAAACATTTATCTTCTTGTTTTAGTTTATGCAATTTTTCTTTCATCGGTAGAGATGACAATCAAGTAGCATATGCAGTGGCTAAGTCAGTTAGAACTTCAGAATTAGATATTGAGCTTTATGATAATTTCAGTGCCAATATTTGTAGTCTTTTGGCAAAAGACTCAAGTACTATTGATCAATAA